The following proteins are co-located in the Salvelinus namaycush isolate Seneca chromosome 33, SaNama_1.0, whole genome shotgun sequence genome:
- the tnk2a gene encoding activated CDC42 kinase 1 has protein sequence MTEEGTEWLVDLLTDVQLQQYFLRIRDELNVTRLSHFDYVKNEDLEKIGMGRPGQRRLWEAVKRRRALYKRKSWMSKVFPGKRTDSDLDPQQLRGALPNLTTPGLTPSSDGMGAALTCLIREAELQLCERLGDGTFGVVRRGEWTGTTGQMLSVAVKCLKTDSVLDTEGLDDFIREVNAMHSLNHQNLIRLYGVVLTHPMKMVTELAPLGSLLDRLRKRQGHILISSLCGYAVQVACGMAYLEQRRFLHRDLAARNVLLSTNEMVKIGDFGLMRALPSHQDTYVMEESHKVPFAWCAPESLRSRSFSHASDTWMFGVTLWEMFTHGQEPWLGLNGSQILHKVDVEGERLVKPEDCPQDVYNVMLQTWSPQPDDRPTFTALRDFLLETMPTDMRSLQDFEEPDKLQINMNDIITVIEGRAELYWWRGQNRRTLRVGQFPRHVVTSVSGLSAQDISRPLTHSFIHTGHGDTDPHRSWGHADRIDSLYLGNPMDPPDVMGMDPSTARPTKLPSRTRKPFYDSVLDDDDEYEGASSGLKRLGAAIGLKLRPGEGSGVRSAKSEVSLIDFTDDSFSSATPSPLTETRTPDQDTLQDLPSILDWPLPLPAYDEVATEAEGQLADQEVRSITGLPEGMVAPPNTNAERRGLTQSADLFQELQREVGHTHPADLQVMVKLRVPMTAGRSLPSSPLPLSLAPHRQIYLPPPSSSSYEDRPMLPPRSPIPPLRSSKRVSLCERENTPPQIPPRVHAFSQPSSRSSSPLPLVLPLSVSPLSSSLCLPPPPLSFSPRQRTGLYGVVGPLGSLISSTPTSSPPSSSLYSSMLMAAPPPSSSLDPLSEGRGLSIFIDNSQSSERPAYLERYGATKMATVRPMVQQQPGGGGARPNSSHNNNNHRTQHLTTAPSRQRENGLIQVEQLFQLGLRSRIECQEVLERCQWNLEQASTMLLDSCGKVG, from the exons atgacgGAGGAGGGGACAGAGTGGTTGGTAGATCTGTTAACAGACGTTCAGCTGCAGCAGTACTTCCTGCGTATTCGTGATGAGCTGAACGTGACGCGCCTGTCACACTTCGACTACGTCAAGAATGAAGACCTGGAGAAGATCGGCATGGGGAGGCCAG GACAGAGGAGGCTTTGGGAGGCAGTCAAGAGGAGGAGAGCTCTCTATAAACGCAAGTCCTGGATGAGCAAG GTGTTTCCAGGGAAACGAACTGACTCTGACTTGGACCCCCAGCAGCTCCGGGGGGCGTTGCCCAACTTAACaactccag GGTTAACCCCGTCCAGCGATGGGATGGGGGCAGCCCTGACCTGTCTGATCCGAGAGGCGGAGCTACAGCTGTGTGAACGACTGGGAGACGGAACCTTCGGAGTcgtcaggagaggagagtggactggAACCACTGGacaaatg ctgtcAGTAGCAGTGAAGTGTctgaagacagacagtgtgttggaCACTGAGGGGTTGGATGATTTCATCAGAGAGGTGAACGCCATGCACTCCCTCAACCACCAGAACCTCATACGGCTCTATGGAGTGGTGCTCACACACCCCATGAagatg GTGACGGAGCTGGCTCCTCTTGGTTCTCTGTTGGATCGTCTGAGGAAGCGACAGGGACacatcctcatctcctctctgtgtggctacgctgtacag gtggcgtGTGGCATGGCATATCTAGAACAGAGGCGATTCCTCCACAGAGACCTGGCGGCGAGGAACGTCCTGCTGTCAACCAATGAGATGGTGAAGATTGGTGACTTTGGCCTGATGAGGGCGCTGCCGTCACACCAGGATACATACGTTATGGAGGAGAGCCACAAGGTGCCCTTTGCATG gtgtgCTCCAGAGTCATTGAGGAGCAGGAGTTTCTCTCATGCTTCAGACACTTGGATGTTTGGAGTCACTTTGTGGGAGATGTTTACACACGGACAGGAGCCATGGCTAGGACTCAATGGCAGCCag attctccATAAGGTGGATGTGGAGGGGGAGAGGCTGGTGAAGCCAGAAGACTGTCCCCAGGATGTTTACAACGTGATGCTGCAGACCTGGAGCCCTCAGCCTGATGACAGACCAACATTCACCGCCCTCAGAGACTTTCTATTGGAG accatGCCTACAGACATGAGATCACTGCAGGACTTTGAAGAACCAGACAAACTTCAGATCAACATGAATGACATCATCACTGTCATCGAGGgcag AGCAGAGCTCTATTGGTGGAGAGGTCAGAACAGAAGGACGTTGCGCGTGGGACAGTTTCCTCGCCACGTGGTCACGTCGGTCAGCGGCCTGTCGGCCCAAGACATCAGCAGACCCCTCACACACTCCTTCATTCACACTGGACACGGAGACACTGACCCACACAGGAGCTGGGGGCACGCTGACCGCatagacag CCTGTACTTGGGAAACCCCATGGACCCCCCTGATGTTATGGGAATGGATCCTTCCACTGCCCGGCCCACCAAACTACCCAGCCGCACCAGGA agccgTTCTATGACTCTGTgttagatgatgatgatgaatatgaaggTGCTTCGTCGGGGCTGAAGAGGCTGGGCGCGGCTATAGGCCTTAAACTCCGCCCGGGGGAGGGGTCAGGTGTGAGGTCGGCCAAAAGCGAAGTCTCGCTCATCGACTTCACCGATGACAGCTTCAGCTCAGCCACGCCCTCCCCTCTCACTGAGACACGCACACCTGACCAGGACACACTCCAG gACCTTCCTTCCATCCTGGACTGGCCCCTCCCTCTTCCTGCCTACGACGAGGTTGCCACAGAGGCCGAGGGTCAATTGGCAGACCAGGAGGTTCGATCTATCACTGGATTGCCAGAGGGGATGGTGGCTCCGCCCAACACTAATGCAGAGAGGAGGGGCTTAACTCAGTCAGCTGATCTGTTCCAGGAGCTGCAGAGAGAGgtaggacacacaca tcctgctgacctgcaggtgatggtgaagctgcGTGTTCCCATGACAGCTGGCcgttccctcccctcctcccccctccccctctccctggccCCTCACAGACAGATCtaccttcctcccccctcctcttcctcctatgAGGACAGACCCATGCTACCTCCACGCTCCCCCATCCCACCGCTCCGCTCCTCCAAACGCGTTTCCCTATGTGAGAGGGAAAACACACCCCCTCAGATCCCTCCCAGAGTCCACGCCTTCTCTCAGCCCTCCTCACgctcctcctccccccttcctTTAGtgcttcccctctctgtctcccctctctcctcctccctttgtctcccccctcctcccctctccttctctcctcgtCAGAGAACTGGACTATATGGGGTTGTTGGTCCTCTCGGCTCTCTAATCTCCTCCACCcccacttcctctcctccctcctcctccctctattcctccatgCTTATGGCTGCCCCTCCCCCCAGTTCCTCATTGGATCCCCTCTCTGAGGGGCGTGGCCTGTCAATATTTATTGACAACTCTCAGAGTTCTGAACGCCCCGCCTACTTAGAGAGGTATGGAGCCACCAAAATGGCCACCGTCCGACCCATGGTGCAACAGCAGCCAGGTGGGGGTGGGGCCAGGCCTAACTcctcccacaacaacaacaaccacaggacTCAACATTTAACTACAGCTCCCAGCAGGCAACGGGAGAACGGCCTCATTCAG GTAGAACAGTTGTTCCAGCTGGGTCTGCGTTCTAGAATAGAGTGCCAGGAGGTTCTAGAGCGTTGCCAGTGGAACCTAGAACAGGCAAGCACCATGCTACTGGACTCTTGTGGAAAAGTAGGCTGA